AATTCGCCTTTCTAACGATTAGACAAGCCCCAAACAAGCTGACTTTCAAACGAATGCTCTACAAGCACCTGCTAGATACTGTCTAGTgggaccccctccccccttccccgcacatgcaaatatatatttatgtatattatatgataaatttgtatatgtatttatattgtttatttatgtagtttataaaggtattatagtatataaatattactagtttgtatattggcgttagtattagaatttatatttagaattttttttttcgcatcgcactgcacccaccttaacaatttctgtttggcccagtggttgactggtagagaatgcctcaaggcattaagtccgccttttgtacttgttcttgtgcaataaagtttaaaataaataaataaataaatataccgtGCGGTGCATGCGGGTATagctaataaaataatgtttgctTTTCAATAGAACAAAGCAAAAGAGTACAAGCGTATCGTGCAGTGCACGCAAGTATAAATATCCCACTACAAGTACCTTCTACGCTGtttgtttttctataaaaataaataaaacacataacgtcagcagcagcagcagcagcgttcAGTCAGCAGCGGAAGACTAATTTAACCAGACGAGCTACATCAGCTAAATTTCTTGAGAAAGGAAATATTTAGTTCATCGTTTTTCGTCGTCGGTCGAAAATACTATGTAAATTTTCAAACTGTcgcattattaaattgtactaAAGTGGTTGTACCTATTCCGGGACTTGCCACAGAGCTCGTTAGCTGGCACGCAGCGGCGCGGAAGCGGTGCCTTCAGCGCCTTTGAGAGCAAACGTCGATATAATTGGATTGCCGAGGGATTCTTACAGCGAGCTGAGTAGCTATACTTGTATCTAGTAGTCACTAAGTAACATTCGGAACTACACGTTACTAAGTTATATGGTTACAATACTAGTGACCATGTGAGCTGTAGAttccaaaatttaaaaaaaaacctataactGAATCGACAAAGAAAGCAAGAAAGCTGTGTATCTAATTATTGAAATTGTTCACAAAACCTCACCAAAGCCAGACAGCCGGTTTGCCTAAGCTCAAACGGAGACCGTCGCTCTCAAGTTCGCAGTAGTTTAACTTATCACCTAGGCACTTTGTTACAATAAGTTACTACTTTTAGTGCTAGCGGTACGccaaaaaacgctgcaaattgtgttaaaagcATGAAAATCGGTACGTTTGATCTTTAAGCCATTTTaatcaatttgacccgtagcaccaaaaaaaaggaaaggagttatgacgtcatcttttaaagtgaaactttttatcTTTTGGGCTGTCTTTAGCATATCGCGTAATGcatacagcattagtaaaattctacttccTAGTACTTACGAGTTCATAGTCTAAAATAAGCATACGATTTTCTGTTTTTGAACATCACGGATACAATACTTAAATATGTAATACTTAATTCATTAcggctgatatttgcttataatttcatacaaaatttgaaggaccttattaaccttaaatacggtgGGCTTCTgtcaaattaaaattcaaatagaatcagtcaaaatacataaagaataatgtacgttagtaaaattctactttaattttagtagttagagttcatagtcttttgtcattattattctttatgtttatctagAATATTCGATATTCTAGATGTGAAAGAACATTCGCTACTTAGATTCTATTGTACTGTGAATGGCAAATAATCACCCTGGCAGTTGTAACTTAGCAACTGTTGTTTACTGTCAGACAAAAGTAAATGTCGTAAACAGATATAATATAAGCttttttttctctattaataattttaaagtgtaaccgaataaaaatggagcaagcattaaactatggatggtatagaacaTTAAACACAAGAATGATACATTTAACACAAGAGAGGGAAATTAGCCTCCCAATATTAAAACACCTGCAGGCTTAAAATTTTAGTAGTGCTCAATCTCGGGACCCGTAAATAATAACACACTTTTCACACTTGCAGTTGTCATATTATGTATGTGGGTATGCAGCGCATTGGCTTTTTGTAAGGTCTACCTGCGTCTAAAATAAACATTCAGTCATTGCTCGATCTTGTCGTTTAATTGAAGAGTTCCTTATACTTTTACATGGCGCAGTCGGTTAAAGGGATAAAAAGTGTTAGAAAGTGCATTATATAGAAGGCGGAAGACAAAGAAGTTAAGATAGTAAGAAAATTCGGAAAAATAACCCAAGATGGAATCGGTTCTCACTCCCCCGTTGCCGTTTAAGTTTGAGGAAAATGTAACCAATATGGCGTTTGGCAGTTTGTGTGAATCTTGGGAGAAGTGGAAGAATGGTTTTCAAATATACGTTAAGGCATGCGAACTTAATAAGAAAACGGAAGAAATACAAATGAACATATTTTTACACGTCGTAGGGGAACAATGCCGTGAGATAATAGAACAAAGTAAGACGAAAAGTACAACATTAGCGGCCTTAATAGGTCAAGTCGACAATCAttttaaagcgaaaaaaaatgtaacggtCGAGCGTCATCGGTTTTTCACTCGTCAACAAGGTGAACATGAGTCCATAGACCAGTACGTCTTTGAATTGAGAAAATTGGCTCAATCATGCGAGTTTGGTGACTTAAACGACGGATTAATAAAAGATAGACTCGTATGCGGAATCGTGAGTGCAGCGATTAGGGAGCGGTTGCTACGCGAGGACGACCTAACGCTAAACAAAGCATTAGAAATATGTCGGGCTGCTATCGTGTCGAAAATGTATTCGGAGGACATTAAACGAGAGTGCACTAGCGAGTTAAAAGGTAGCGAAGTGTGTGCGGTAGCTAACAAAGAAGTGTTCGAGTTGAATCGGTCAGGTGCGAAAGTCGAGGCAAAATCGAGTCGTAGTATGAGTTCCGGACGAGGATGGCGCGGGCGCGGATGGGTGCCTGGCGCGGGGCGCGCTGGCGCGTCGGGCGCGTCGGGCGCTGCGGGCCCGGCCGGCGCTCAGCACCGCGCGCCGTACGCGCATCGCGGAGGACGGTGCGGCCAGTGCGGCGGCGTTCACAAAAAATACGACTGTCCGGCGTATGGCAGGAGCTGCATGAAATGTTCCAGACCGAATCACTTTGCCAGGATGTGCAGGGTGTACATGGTGGAAGAGTCTGAGGACcaggtaaataatattaaaaataaatgttgtgaCTGTTGTGAGGAGTGGAACacggaattaaaaataaataatgtacctgTGAGTTTTAAATTAGATACGGGGGCAGAGGTTAACATACTCCCCAAAAGTTATTTGATAAAATCAGGTATTTCGAGTAAGGATTtgttaaaaacaaatacaagaCTTACTGAATACTCGGGTGCTGGTATTAACGTCATAGGAAAGATTTTCTTACGGGTCAGATACAAGAATGATTTATATGTATTAGAGTTTAAAATTGTTGATTTAGATTCCGCGCCGATACTAGGACGGTATGCGTGTAAAGAGTTAAATTTGGTTAGGCGAGTTATGTCTGTGGAGCAGTCCAATGATAATGTTCCAGATTTTATAAAGGAATTCAGTGATGTTTTTAATGGGATAGGTTGTCTTCCTGGCGAGtataaaattcaattaaaatcaGATGCGGTACCGGTAATTCATGCACCGAGAAAATTACCATTTGCGATAAAGGATGCGGTCAAAAATAAGTTGTTAGAGATGGAGGCTCAGGATATAATTGCTAAAGTTGAGGGACCTTCGGACTGGGTTAGTAGTATAACGGTAGTTAAAAAATCAAACGGAGATTTGCGAATTTGTTTGGATCCTAAGGAGCTAAATAATGCCATAAAACGGGAACACTTTCGGCTTCCAACCATCGATGAAATTGTGTCCAATTTGTCAGGGGCACGGTACTTTAGTACCCTTGACGCGAGCTCAGGTTTCTGGCAGGTGCGGCTAGATGATACCAGTAGGTATTGTACATTTAATACGCCGTTTGGAAGATACAAATTTTTAAGAATGCCATATGGAATCTGTTCTGCGTCCGAAGTGTTTCACAAAAAGATATATGAAAATTTTGATGATATTGAAGgggtatgtatgtacatagatGATTTATTGGTGTACGGCCGCACTAAGGAGGAGCATGACCAGCGGTTGAAAAATGTGTTGGAGAGGTGCGTGAAAGTGAACCTTAAGcttaatagaaataaatgtCGGTTTGGCTTGGAAGAGATAAAGTACTTAGGACATCGCATAACAAAGGACGGTCTGAGTCCGGATGACTCGCACATAAcagcaataaaaaatatgccTACACCCGTAAATAGGAAAGATATTGAAAGATTTTTAGGGCTTATTACGTACGTAGGGACGTTTATACCCAACTTATCAGATAAGACTCAACCATTAAGAGAGTTATTGAAAAAGGAAGTTGAATGGCATTGGGATGACTCTCAGAGTAAATGCTTTAATGATCTTAAAGAATGCTTGATGAAAAGACCAGTGTTACAGTATTATAGCATGAATCAGCCAATAACTATTTCAGTAGATGCGAGTAAAAGCGGTCTTGGCTGTTGTCTCATGCAACATAACCTACCCGTATGCTATGCTTCCAAATCGTTAACCAAAACGGAGCAACGATACGCTCAAATTGAAAAGGAGTTGTATGCTTGTTTGTTTGCATGTGAGCGATTTTATCCGTACATATATGGAAGATCGGATATTACGATCGAAACCGATCACAAACCattaattagtataattaaAAAGCCTATAGTAGACTCGCCATCTCGCCTACAAAGAATGTTATTAAGGTTGCAGCGTTATACATTCAAATTGGTATATAAGCCGGGTAAACATCTGTATATAGCAGACACGCTGTCGCGCGCATACGAGCCGAGCGCGAGCGTCGAGCATGCCGGCCGCGAGGCGCTGCACGACGAGGTGTGCGCTGTGGAGCGAGCGCTGGCCGTGGTCGCCGACCGCCACTTCACCGACCACCAGTTTGTCGCGTTACAAAAACAAACTGACACTGACGACGAACTTGTGCAGTtaagaaaatgtattttaaaaggGTGGCCGGATGATAGAAAAGATTTAGTAGACGTACTAAGGCCTTATTGGACGTATAGGGATGAGTTAACTGTGGCACAAGGGTTAGTTTGGAAAGGGGATAGGATAGTTATACCCAGGTCCCTAAGAAAGGATATGTTAACAAAACTACATATAGGGCACATGGGCAaggaaaaatgtaaattacgaGCGAGAGAAATCATGTTTTGGCCATGCATCACTAATGagatagataatttaattaataattgtaatatttgtttatcgcATAGAAGACATAATCAAAAGGAAGAATTGATTCCACATGAAATTCCAGATGAACCGTGGGTGAAAATAGGCGTGGACTTGTTTCAGATACAAGGGGTTGACTATTTATTGTTAGTCGACTATCACAGCAAGTTTATAGAAATTACTAAGTTGTTGTCAACAACGTCTGATTATGTTATATCATCCCTTAAGGATATTTTTTGTCGCCAAGGGATACCTAGCGTAGTGATGTCAGATGGAGGACCACAGTTCACGTCCTTGAGTTTCAAAAAGTTTGCTGATGAATGGCAATTCACTCATAAAATGTCGTCTCCGAGATATGCACAGTCTAACGGCCAGATAGAACGGACAGTTcaaactgtaaaaaatattataattaaaacaagtGAACATCGCACTGATTACAGGCTAGGCCTTCTAGAATATTTAAATACGCCTTTATCCAATGACTTAGCATCGCCAGCTCAACTACTCCAAAGTAGAAAAATGAGAAGTATAATTCCCATGTGTCCAAAGCTCTTAAAACCAAAAATTCAATATCACGTAAAAGATAAGTTACTTTATAAAAAGCACATACAGAAAAATTATTACGATCGTAACGCGAAAAACTTACCTATTTTATCAGTAGcggataaagttaaagttttaTTGGATCCAAATAAAAAAGGTTGGTCATCTGGAACCATATCTAAAGTTTTAGGCCCACGcagttataaaattaagttagtaAACGGTAACGAAATAATAAGAAATCGTAGGCATATTATAAGCGACTCGCCGCACAGAAATGACTCGCCTGATATGGACTTATTCTTTGATTTAGATGACGTAATGCCGGCCCCGTTATCAAGCGCTGTAGACACCACCCCGCGCTCTGCAAACAACACGGTATCAACCAATggtaataatattgttactcgTTCCGGCAGGATAGTGAGGGCTCCAGATAGATGGGGTAACTGGATCTAACAACACATGTCAATGCTCCACGGAGGACGGGAAACGCATCCCAAACAACTTCtatgtacaaaaataatcaaaatataatatactatgttattattacacaaaacaaattatGCATGAATGTGAATGACTTATTGGTCGTAACATGAAATTAGTCTATAGCTAAAGCTTAATTACCATGTAGTAAACAAAAACTGCAATTCTAttctatatgtatatacctattgaTGATTTAGTAAGTACACATGTCAATATGGATGTCACAGCAATGTAAACCTTTTTGATTACCAATTTAGTCGAGTTTCAAATGACCTGTTACGTAAAAACAAAAACGAATCcttaataatgttaaatttgCAACATAGTTTTTCTGTAGATAAtgataacataaaataattatagagagtagttcattattgtatattttgaatactaaatagtgacatattttttgtgtcattAATGCAGACATGAATGAATGATGAGGAAATTGATTGAGATTTATTGTATTGTGTCGCAAAATAGGTGTCTGTCTTTCCATttgaaagaataaaataaaagataagTTTGTAACCTAACATGCCCTTATTctgattatatattttaaataatactaaaattgtacaattactaatattattattattgacagacactgtaaaataattaaatttatttcagaagTCGTTAATATATTGATACGAAAtctaaaatgcaaaaaaaaaaaatgcatgtgCATGAGACTAGAataatttttttctcttttttttgtttttgaaaaagGGAAGATGTCATATTATGTATGTGGGTATGCAGCGCATTGGCTTTTTGTAAGGTCTACCTGCGTCTAAAATAAACATTCAGTCATTGCTCGATCTTGTCGTTTAATTGAAGAGTTCCTTATACTTTTACAGCagtgaaatgtactatttcattgAGTGCTGACTATTTACGCATCTATGaactttttctagtagcattatTTCATAGCCGAAGTAAATATAGTAGTAGGTACGTCGTCATAAAAGTAGTTAAGATAAAATAGAGGGTGTCGGAGCGGACATAAAACTGCATCCGGCCCTCCTGGCGTAGCGCGGTCAACGGTAATGTTCCAATTGTGTGCCGAGCATGGGCGATGCGAACGCTTAGTAGGGGCATGTAGACAGGCCAGTCACAAATG
This DNA window, taken from Cydia strobilella chromosome 4, ilCydStro3.1, whole genome shotgun sequence, encodes the following:
- the LOC134740929 gene encoding uncharacterized protein LOC134740929 — its product is MESVLTPPLPFKFEENVTNMAFGSLCESWEKWKNGFQIYVKACELNKKTEEIQMNIFLHVVGEQCREIIEQSKTKSTTLAALIGQVDNHFKAKKNVTVERHRFFTRQQGEHESIDQYVFELRKLAQSCEFGDLNDGLIKDRLVCGIVSAAIRERLLREDDLTLNKALEICRAAIVSKMYSEDIKRECTSELKGSEVCAVANKEVFELNRSGAKVEAKSSRSMSSGRGWRGRGWVPGAGRAGASGASGAAGPAGAQHRAPYAHRGGRCGQCGGVHKKYDCPAYGRSCMKCSRPNHFARMCRVYMVEESEDQPGKHLYIADTLSRAYEPSASVEHAGREALHDEVCAVERALAVVADRHFTDHQFVALQKQTDTDDELVQLRKCILKGWPDDRKDLVDVLRPYWTYRDELTVAQGPGKAQFLQGKPQSEAPGKLNESTRSQRSDIIFQYFKTTAICGIHYPHLLRLRRCGHVSRMAEEIVAKRIFYSELEKGKGQILRYKDVQKRHMKICNIDPSQWEDLAAQRPEWRRWQGGERAGGDAGDGVIRRPGGGCIDRRVS